The proteins below come from a single Kryptolebias marmoratus isolate JLee-2015 linkage group LG12, ASM164957v2, whole genome shotgun sequence genomic window:
- the ttyh3a gene encoding protein tweety homolog 3 isoform X2 → MAAVVGYSPPWWVNLLHKLPHFDIFFEQTSSDFQPEDWTYQQSILLLGGVALACLALNLLFLLIYSICLCCRRKKSEEQPNADCCCTAWCVIIATLVCSAGIAVGFYGNGETCDGVSRLTYSLRHANRTITGVQKLVNDSTSSLNQTVDDNLQQLEGQYAQHEDYLSIIQKLQGQLDELVRQMVEIPFWENNNISLEDLAVEIELYDWYRWLGYITLLLFDVFICLLVLFGLIRNAKGTLIGVCLFGVVALIFSWVSLGLELAVSVGSSDFCFAPDTYVTKVGVQYKVINQEILQYYISCRVDQPNPFQQRLSGSHKALVEMQDDVSELLRSATREYKQTKESLDKIQGILNTTEISLHQLTALVDCRSLHMDYVQGMTGLCYDGLEGLIYLVLFSFVTALMFNSIICSVPHTWRAKRSDEDSEDESLSHGGRQNHDNLYRVHMPSLYSCGSSYGSETSIPATAHTVSNAPVTEYMAQNSNFQNSRCENTPLIGRESPPPSLYLTAADSNSGHCWQLKPSESSRSFW, encoded by the exons ATGGCAGCCGTGGTTGGATACTCTCCACCATGGTGGGTGAACCTGCTCCACAAACTGCCTCACTTCGACATCTTTTTCGAGCAAACAAGCAGTGATTTCCAACCCGAGGACTGGACATACCAGCAG TCCATCCTGTTGCTGGGAGGTGTGGCGCTTGCCTGTCTGGCTCTGAacctcctgttcctcctcatCTACTCCATTTGCCTGTGCTGCCGGCGGAAAAAAAGCGAGGAGCAGCCCAACGCCGACTGCTGCTGCACGGCCTGGTGCGTCATCATCGCAACACTCGTCTGCAG CGCTGGCATTGCTGTCGGTTTCTATGGGAACGGCGAAACTTGTGATGGAGTGAGTCGTCTGACGTATTCCCTCCGCCACGCTAACCGCACAATCACTGGAGTGCAGAAGCTG GTAAATGACAGTACATCATCGTTAAACCAGACAGTGGATGACAATTTGCAACAGCTTGAGGGCCAGTACGCTCAGCATGAAGACTACCTCTCCATCATCCAAAAGCTGCAGGGTCAACTGGACGAGCTGGTCAGACAGATGGTTGAGATTCCTTTCTGGGAGAACAACAACATTTCCCTGGAGGATTTGGCTGTTGAGATTGAGCTATATGACTGGTACAG GTGGCTGGGCTACATAACCTTACTGCTGTTTGACGTCTTTATCTGCCTTCTTGTTCTGTTCGGCCTCATTCGCAATGCAAAGGGAACGCTTATTGG AGTGTGTCTATTCGGTGTAGTGGCTCTTATATTCAGCTGGGTCTCACTGGGGCTGGAGTTGGCCGTCTCTGTG ggCTCCAGTGACTTTTGCTTTGCTCCTGATACGTATGTTACCAAAGTGGGGGTTCAGTATAAAGTTATCAATCAAG AAATCCTGCAGTACTACATTAGTTGCCGTGTGGACCAGCCCAACCCCTTCCAACAG aggCTTTCCGGGAGCCACAAAGCTTTAGTGGAGATGCAGGATGATGTGTCTGAGCTGCTGCGCTCTGCTACCAGAGAGTATAAACAGACGAAG GAGAGTTTGGACAAGATTCAGGGAATACTGAACACCACAGAGATCAGCCTTCATCAGCTCACTGCACTCGTGGACTGTCGCAGCCTGCACATG GACTACGTCCAGGGCATGACAGGACTGTGTTATGATGGACTGGAAGGCCTCATCTACCTCGTGCTCTTCTCCTTCGTCACAGCTCTCATGTTCAACTCGATTATCTGCAGCGTGCCTCACACCTGGCGAGCCAAGCG GAGCGATGAGGACAGTGAAGATGAGTCTCTGAGCCACGGAGGAAGGCAAAACCACGACAACCTGTACCGGGTCCACATGCCCAGCCTGTACAGCTGTGGCAGCAGCTACGGCAGCGAGACGTCCATTCCTGCTACGGCCCACACCGTCAGCAACGCCCCCGTCACGGAGTACAT
- the snx8a gene encoding sorting nexin-8a, which translates to MTVGDMAGEINEGSVPAYYREVYEAIRCRTDEKVQLEVFQKLLQRTNLSKPTLNQIAEHVDSPDGFLSKLSFYKGLALIALAQQGKQPTPKLLENCIQEFPKPQLGEPRELSALRMQPAQDDVLTISQTLDKLLSRDTVRVELIPEKKGLFLKHVEYQVTSQRYKMSVYRRYSDFDVFHEVLLQRFAYRVVPALPPKRMLKGVLTSVSEREFIEGRRRALSRFINLVARHPLFSEDELVKTFLTFSGSDVQTKLRDTCKKMGDEFMTSRTATQAKEYLPADIQAQFSTSRELIRNIHNSFQKLRDRAEKMAERSKENATDLLMFGRELSTLGSDASPLPSLASSQSTWGTLRQSLKSLSVEFTVLSDKAAQQGRREEDDVVEKLNFFLDLLQSYRDLCERHEKGVLHEHQKALHKYSVMKRQMMSTTVQSKEQASVEQLESRIVQQESAIQTMELRNYFSLFCLHQETQLIFTYLPITSHILGAFVNSQVQGHREMGEVWNELQPRLGCLFGGESGLKPPI; encoded by the exons ATGACAGTCGGAGACATGGCAGGAGAAATCAATGAAG GTTCTGTCCCTGCCTATTACAGAGAAGTGTATGAGGCCATCCGTTGCAGGACAGATGAAAAAGTGCAACTTGAAGTTTTTCAGAAGCTGCTTCAAAGGACCAATCTCTCCAAGCCGACTCTCAACCAG ATTGCCGAGCATGTTGACTCCCCAGATGGATTCCTGAGCAAGCTGTCCTTCTATAAAGGGTTGGCTTTGATTGCTCTTGCTCAGCAAGGAAAGCAACCAACCCCCAAACTCTTGGAAAACTGCATACAGG AGTTCCCAAAACCTCAGCTGGGGGAGCCGAGGGAGCTGAGCGCTCTGAGGATGCAGCCGGCTCAGGACGACGTGCTGACCATTTCACAGACGCTGGACAAACTTCTGTCCAGAGACACGGTCCGGGTGGAGCTCATTCCCGAGAAGAAGGGCCTTTTTCTCAAACATGTGGAGTACCAGGTCACCAGCCAG cgttataaaatgtcagtttaCAGGCGTTACAGCGATTTTGACGTCTTCCATGAAGTTTTGCTGCAGAGGTTTGCTTACAGAGTGGTTCCAGCTCTGCCACCTAAAAGGATGTTGAAAGgag TCTTGACCTCCGTCTCTGAGCGCGAGTTCATCGAGGGGAGGAGACGGGCTCTCAGCAGATTTATTAATTTGGTGGCTCGTCATCCCCTCTTCTCTGAGGACGAGCTGGTGAAGACCTTCCTCACCTTCAGTGGCTCC GATGTTCAGACCAAGCTGCGTGACACTTGTAAGAAAATGGGTGACGAGTTCATGACCAGCAGAACTGCAACCCAAGCTAAG GAATATCTCCCAGCAGACATTCAGGCTCAGTTTTCAACGAGCAGAGAGCTGATTAGAAATATCCACAACAGCTTCCAAAAGCTGCGGGACAGAGCGGAGAAAATGGCTGAGCGCTCAAAGGAGAATGCAACTGATCTGCTCATGTTTGGCCGGGAGCTTag CACTCTGGGCTCCGATGCTTCGCCTCTTCCCTCCTTGGCCTCCTCACAAAGTACCTGGGGAACCCTGCGTCAGTCTCTGAAGAGCCTGTCCGTGGAGTTTACAGTTTTATCTGACAAAGCTGCTCAGCAG GGCAGACGGGAAGAGGATGATGTTGTGGAAAAACTgaatttctttttagatttgctGCAGTCCTACAGG GATCTCTGTGAGCGTCACGAGAAGGGCGTTCTTCACGAGCACCAGAAAGCTCTGCACAAGTACAGTGTGATGAAGAGGCAGATGATGAGCACCACTGTGCAGTCCAAAGAGCAGGCATCTGTGGAGCAGCTGGAATCACGAATCGTTCAG CAAGAAAGCGCCATTCAGACCATGGAGCTGCGTAATTACTTCTCCTTGTTCTGCCTTCATCAAGAGACGCAGCTCATCTTCACCTACCTTCCAATCACCTCCCACATCCTCGGGGCTTTCGTTAACTCCCAAGTCCAAGGACACAGAGAG atGGGAGAGGTGTGGAATGAACTCCAGCCAAGACTCGGGTGTCTTTTTGGTGGCGAAAGCGGACTGAAGCCTCCCATTTGA